From a region of the Trichoderma atroviride chromosome 6, complete sequence genome:
- a CDS encoding uncharacterized protein (EggNog:ENOG41): MQLIFFFFPVVMLTDHRFALTDPSLIHPEISRPPMAISPFETHYQPAVHYPSSPSAISAASPQPHLIRTSSSSPYLQSGPFQPGFATSPYATNAMSNGAGVGARRLSMSKTGGNSFNVSPVSADYHSGDEVKEKQRCSYPECGKTFKDLKAHMLTHQTERPEKCPITTCEYHIKGFARKYDKNRHTLTHYKGNMVCGFCPGSGSASEKSFNRADVFKRHLTSVHNVEQTPPNSRKRTGGAPMTLAGYAADATGKCSTCSQCFNNAQDFYEHLDDCVLRMVQQEDPAEAINAKRLAEVADDKNVHQTLEKNKLPITTQTSQIQEDDDEDDMMEDDEDDMTTFSPSRKNASLNRISKSRGITHSRGGVPLTAKRGRNKRRDYPSSWGFNKGQMTMKKRVMAVFDGPRRLAKDDLMLSTDHEVRIKLSDGKSYVTDLDVQTLKRAEGFHNATDEEKGPWISDDPTEEQLKEMQETQRMLDTGASDL; this comes from the coding sequence ATGCAactcatttttttcttctttcctgtCGTGATGCTTACTGACCACCGGTTTGCGCTTACAGATCCCTCTCTGATTCACCCGGAGATCTCCAGACCGCCAATGGCGATATCTCCGTTTGAGACACACTACCAGCCCGCCGTCCACTAtccctcttcgccctctgccatctctgctgcctctcccCAGCCACACCTGATCCgcaccagcagctcatcgCCATATCTGCAGAGCGGTCCCTTCCAGCCCGGCTTCGCTACCAGCCCGTATGCGACCAACGCCATGAGCAACGGTGCTGGTGTTGGCGCTCGCCGCCTGAGCATGAGCAAGACGGGCGGCAACAGCTTCAACGTCTCTCCCGTCTCCGCCGACTACCACAGCGGCGACGAggtcaaggagaagcagcgatGCTCCTATCCCGAGTGCGGCAAGACCTTCAAGGATCTCAAGGCCCACATGCTCACCCATCAGACTGAGCGCCCTGAGAAGTGCCCCATCACGACATGCGAGTATCACATTAAGGGGTTTGCTCGCAAGTATGACAAGAACCGTCATACCCTGACGCACTACAAGGGCAACATGGTCTGTGGCTTCTGCCCCGGATCGGGGTCTGCGTCCGAGAAGTCGTTCAACCGCGCCGACGTCTTCAAGCGACACCTCACCTCTGTCCACAATGTCGAGCAGACCCCCCCCAACAGCCGCAAGAGGACTGGCGGCGCGCCAATGACCCTCGCCGGCTACGCTGCCGACGCCACTGGCAAGTGCAGCACTTGCTCGCAGTGCTTCAACAACGCCCAGGACTTTTACGAGCACTTGGACGACTGCGTGCTGCGCATGGTTCAGCAGGAAGACCccgccgaggccatcaacgccaagcGCCTGGCCGAGGTTGCCGACGACAAGAACGTCCACCAGACcctggagaagaacaagctgCCCATCACCACCCAGACCTCTCAGATTcaagaggatgacgacgaggatgacatgatggaggatgacgaggatgacatGACCACCTTTTCGCCCTCGAGGAAGAATGCTTCCCTCAACCGCATTTCAAAGTCTCGCGGCATTACCCACTCCCGTGGCGGTGTTCCCCTCACTGCCAAGCGCGGCCGCAACAAGCGCCGCGACTACCCTTCCTCTTGGGGATTCAACAAGGgccagatgacgatgaagaagcgtGTCATGGCAGTCTTTGACGGCCCTCGACGCCTTGCCAAGGATGATTTGATGCTCTCCACTGATCACGAGGTCCGCATCAAGCTCTCTGACGGCAAGTCTTATGTGACGGACCTTGACGTCCAGACCTTGAAGCGTGCTGAGGGTTTCCACAATGCCACTGATGAGGAGAAGGGCCCTTGGATCTCTGACGATCCCACTGAGGAGCAGTTGAAGGAGATGCAGGAGACGCAGCGGATGCTGGACACCGGTGCTTCCGACTTGTAG